In Candidatus Zixiibacteriota bacterium, the genomic stretch ATGGTGCAAGTCCGGTTCGCCGGCGATTCGGCGGTGTACGTTTATCGGCAACTGGTCGGAGTCGGGGGGGGCGGCGTTTCTGAACGCCTCCGGAACATCGATCTTCGCCGACTGTCTTTTCGCGTACAACGACTCGGGCGCCGCGGTATGGGTTAATCGTTCCGAGGCGATGCCCGCGATGTTTTGCTGCAACATTTTCGGCAACCCTGAGGGAGACTGGGTGGAACGGATCGCCGGTCTCGAATCGGTGAACAACAACATGAGTGTCGATCCCCGTTTGTGCGGCGATGCGGCGGCCGGTTTTCGTCTCGAAGCGGACTCCCCCTGTCTGCCTCAAAACAACGCCTGCGGGCGGCTGATCGGGGCAATCGAGCTGTTGTGCGACTGACTGTGCGAGGCGCGCTTCCTGCGACCGTAGTATGACCGACACCACAGGATCGCTGACCATACGACCAATCGACGAAGCGGATTCGATCGATGAGTTGACGGCTCTGCTGCATCGGGCGTATCGGCATCTGGCCGACCTGGGATTGCGGTTTGTCGCGACTCACCAGTCGTCCGAGGTGACCCGCGAGAGAATCGCCGGGGGAACTTGCCTGGTGGCGCGGGCGGGCGGGGGGATTGTCGGCACGATCACCTATCGACCGCCTCACATTCTCGGTGGATCGCCGTGGCTGGACCGGCTCGACGTTGCCCATATCAGTCAGCTCGGGGTGGAGCCGGCAGTGCAGGGCAAGGGGATCGGGCGAAAGCTGATGGACGCGGCCGAGGAGATGGCGGCCCGTGACGGCGCCGCCGAACTCGCTTTGGACACGGCAGAGACGGCTCATCATCTGATTCGGTGGTATGAGCGTCTCGGGTATCGGTATATCGAACCGGTCGACTGGCGCCCGCATACCAACTACCGAAGTGTCGTGATGAGCAAACTTCTGGTGCGGGACGCGGGGTTGTAGGTCAGGCGGGCCCGGTCGCACGCGACCTTTTCTCCTTTGTCCGGGCAGGGCGTTCGTTATACTATACATAGCTGCACGCACCTTCGGGGTCGACACCGTATCGCGACACAATGGTGGGGCACACGCCCCGATTCGGCATACGGAGGGAAGCCATGAAGACGTTCTTTCTTTTCACCCGCCTCAGTACGGAACTCGGCGAGCAGATGCGCGACCGTGAAGCGCTTGGCCGGACGTGGCTGCAGCATGTCCGGGACAAGTGTCCGGAGGTGAAATTTCTGGGGCACTATGGCCTTCTGGGAGAGTGGGATTTTGTGGACATCTACGAAGCGCCCGATGAGGAGACGGCAGCGAAGGTGTCGATGATCAGTCGGGCCAACGGCGCGTTTCAGGCGGAGAGCATTATCGCCATTCCGTACAAACGACTGGTCGAACTGGCCGAAGAGATCTAGTTTCGCACGATTTGAGGGCCGGGGGGCGCGGTTTGCGTCGGGGACCAAAAAGTCGCTGTACAAGTGTGTCCGCGAGAGAGTTACGGGGAAATGGGTTTGTTTTGTCATTTTTAGGGGGTCCCATATTTCTTTTCTTTCCGATCGGAGGCAGGACTTGCGGCGCACGGAGACGTACGGTGCGCACGAGGGCAAGGGTTGTGCTATCGACAGCGGCATGGTAGTTCCTCTCATTTACTTATAGCGGGGCGGCCATTTTTTCCATCGGGTTGGTGGGAAAAGTGCGGGGTGGCGTGGTGTACGCGCATGTACACCACGCACAGAGAAGAATTCAAGATGGATTCCCCCGCCGCGGCGGGCGGGAATGACAGAGCTACGCTCTGTCTTACCTTGGCGGGTTCGAAGACGGACCCGCCGTACGGTACCTACTGGGTGGCACCGGACGAAACGGAATGAAGGGGTGGTGGTGTCAGCACCGTTTGCGGGAGAGGTCTGTTTAGATTGACGAGTGGGTGGATGTGCAAACGGAGCTGACCTACGGGTAGGACGCAGGTGGCGAACAAAATGGGTGGGGAGATGGCGTGGTTTGTCCGAACCCCGACGTTCGCCACGGCGGGTAGGCACCGGACGAAACGGAATGAAGGGGTGGTGGTGTCAGCACCGTTTGCGGGAGAGGTTTGTTTAGTTTGAC encodes the following:
- a CDS encoding GNAT family N-acetyltransferase, giving the protein MTDTTGSLTIRPIDEADSIDELTALLHRAYRHLADLGLRFVATHQSSEVTRERIAGGTCLVARAGGGIVGTITYRPPHILGGSPWLDRLDVAHISQLGVEPAVQGKGIGRKLMDAAEEMAARDGAAELALDTAETAHHLIRWYERLGYRYIEPVDWRPHTNYRSVVMSKLLVRDAGL
- a CDS encoding GYD domain-containing protein, with amino-acid sequence MKTFFLFTRLSTELGEQMRDREALGRTWLQHVRDKCPEVKFLGHYGLLGEWDFVDIYEAPDEETAAKVSMISRANGAFQAESIIAIPYKRLVELAEEI